The following are encoded in a window of Bos indicus isolate NIAB-ARS_2022 breed Sahiwal x Tharparkar chromosome 7, NIAB-ARS_B.indTharparkar_mat_pri_1.0, whole genome shotgun sequence genomic DNA:
- the LOC139184069 gene encoding translation machinery-associated protein 7-like, with amino-acid sequence MSGRKTGKKKQPKKQAKEMDEEDKVFRQKQKEEQKKLEELKAKATRKRPLATGGTKKSGKK; translated from the coding sequence ATGTCAGGCCGCAAAACTGGCAAGAAAAAGCAGCCCAAGAAGCAAGCCAAGGAGATGGACGAGGAAGATAAGGTATTCaggcagaagcagaaggaggAGCAGAAGAAACTTGAGGAGCTAAAAGCAAAGGCCACAAGGAAACGCCCCCTGGCCACCGGTGGAACTAAGAAATCTGGCAAAAAGTAA